A genomic window from Salvelinus sp. IW2-2015 linkage group LG13, ASM291031v2, whole genome shotgun sequence includes:
- the LOC111971515 gene encoding small ribosomal subunit protein eS6, which translates to MKLNISFPATGCQKLIEVDDERKLRTFYEKRMATEVAADPLGDEWKGYMVRISGGNDKQGFPMKQGVLTHGRVRLLLAKGHSCYRPRRTGERKRKSVRGCIVDANLSVLNLVIIKKGEKDIPGLTDSTVPRRLGPKRASKIRKLFNLAKEDDVRQYVVRRPLTKEGKKPRTKAPRIQRLVTPRVLQHKRRRIALKKQRTQKNKEEASEYAKLLAKRMKEAKEKRQEQIAKRRRLSSLRASTSKSESSQK; encoded by the exons ATGAAG CTGAATATCTCGTTTCCTGCCACTGGCTGTCAAaagctgattgaagtggatgatGAGCGCAAGTTGCGAACCTTCTACGAGAAGCGTATGGCCACAGAGGTGGCTGCTGATCCCCTGGGAGATGAGTGGAAG GGCTACATGGTGCGCATCAGCGGAGGCAACGACAAGCAGGGCTTCCCCATGAAGCAGGGTGTGCTGACCCATGGTCGTGTGCGCTTGCTGCTTGCCAAGGGCCATTCCTGTTACCGCCCCCGTAGGACAGGAGAGCGCAAACGCAAGTCTGTCCGTGGCTGCATCGTTGATGCCAACCTCAGCGTGCTGAACTTGGTTATCATCAAGAAAG GTGAGAAGGACATCCCCGGCCTGACCGACAGCACTGTGCCCCGCCGCTTGGGACCCAAGAGGGCCAGTAAGATCCGCAAGCTCTTCAACCTGGCCAAGGAGGATGATGTCAGGCAGTATGTTGTAAGGAGACCCCTGACTAAAGAAG GTAAGAAGCCCAGGACCAAGGCTCCCAGGATCCAGAGGCTGGTGACACCCCGTGTGCTGCAGCACAAGCGCCGCCGCATTGCCCTTAAGAAACAGCGCACTCAGAAGAACAAGGAAGAGGCTTCCGAGTACGCCAAGCTGCTGGCCAAGAGGATGAAG GAGGCTAAGGAGAAGCGCCAGGAACAGATCGCCAAAAGGCGCCGTCTCTCCTCCCTTCGGGCCTCCACATCCAAATCTGAGTCCAGCCAGAAGTGA